A stretch of DNA from Ovis aries strain OAR_USU_Benz2616 breed Rambouillet chromosome 14, ARS-UI_Ramb_v3.0, whole genome shotgun sequence:
CCTGCAGACTCTCAACAGGCAATTTCAGACGGAGGTGGGCTACGGACACATGCAGGTCTATGGTGAGACACCCCCGAGAGCCCCCTCTACCCTAGCTGGGCTTTCCCAGCTCCTGCCaaatcctggggaaaaaaaaaaaaaaaaagcctaaaaaaTGTGCCATCAAAAACAAAAGTcctaaaataacattaaaatgctCACCTCCTCCCAGATGGCTTCCAGGATTTAAACCTTCCTCTCTTCCTGTTCTTTGCCCCTCTGGCTGGGGTTTCAGGGGTACTGGGATCCAGCCATGCCCcctgcctggggagggggagacCGTGGGAGCAGGCAGTGCCCGGCCCCCTCCCCCTCTGTCTCTTGCCCCACAGAGATGCTGGCCCAGCCCGTGGTCGTGGCCAACAGCACGGCCTTGGTGGAGCGCCGGGACACTCTACACCTGACATGCAgcagccccagccctgctgagGTCCGCTGGTTCTTCAACGGCGACGCCTTGCCCATCGCCGTGCGCCTTGGCCTGTCTCCCGATGGCCGGGTGCTGACTCGGCATGGCATCCGCAGGGAGGAGGCCGGCGCCTACCAGTGTGAGGTCTGGAACCCTGTCAGTGTCAGCCGCAGCGAGCCCGTCAACCTGACCGTGTACTGTGagtcctcccagcccagcccccagcctcatagatggggaaactgaggccaggagaggGTGCCCGAGGGCACACAGTGAGTCAGTAGGCCAGCTGGGGTTAGAAACCAAAGGGTCCCCTCAAAATGCACTCAACCCATCTCCAAAGGACAAGAAGACCACGTTCGAAATCGAATCATCTCTCCCTTTGAATCAATACCGCCAGGACTGGTTATTTTTGAAAGGGAGAGGGGACGTGAATGGTGGAATGGGaggggaaataaaattaaaaacataaccaAAGTATGGAGTCATCCCCAGGAGCAGCAGACACACCATGTGGCATTcagagaaagggcttcccaggtggctcagtggtaaggaatccatctgccaatgcaggagatgcaggttagatccctgggtcgggaagatcccctggagtagggaatggcaacccactccagtattcttgcctgggaaatcccatggacagaggagcttggcgggctacagtccagggggtcacaaaggagtccaacacgactgagcgactaaacaacaacccagAGGAAAGAAATCACTCAGGTACAAGAGCGATGGCAATGCAGAAAAACTTAGAGCCTAGAATCCTACAACCAGGGAATTCTAGATTTGAGAAGCTTTGGATTCTAGACTCTGAGAACCCCAGAAACTCTAGAGGCAGAGATTCTTAGACTCTAATTCTAGAAACTTAGAGCTGCCCAACCCTGGAATCTTAGAAACATAGATTTCTAGACTCAGCCTCCTAGAACTTAGAAATACCTACTCTTGGAACCCTAGAATTCTAGATTCTTAGAATGGCTTATCGGAAACCAATCATTTAggcctttttttcccttaatgaaCCCGTAGATGTCAAAATCATCTTGCAGGGCTTTTGTGCAGTGCCCCAACGTCGTCTTTCTACAGAAAAGACGACTGAAATCCCCCGAGAGGGAAAGTGATTGTCAAGATCTTAGAGCAAGTTAGAGATCCATGAGGGATTTGCAAAGGCCAGAGCACTTTTTCGCTCCAGATTTTCCCAGGGGCTCCTCCTGGTGGAAAGAAAGCTGGGCGGGTGCCCGCCTGGACGGCCCTCTCCCTCCACTGCCCTTTCGTCTCCCTCCCGCCCTCACAGTTGGCCCGGAACGCGTGGCCATACTCCAGGACTCCACCACCCGCACAGGCTGCACCATCAAAGTCGACTTCAACACGTCCCTCACGCTGTGGTGCGCGGCCCGGTCCTGCCCGGAGCCCGAGTATGTGTGGGCCTTCAATGGGCGGGCCTTAAAGAACGACCAAGACCACCTGAACATCAGCAGCATGACAGCCGCCCAGGAGGGCACGTACACGTGTATTGCTAAGAACCCCAGGACCCTGCTCTCTGGATCTGCCTCCGTGGTGGTCAAACTCTCTGGTGAGTCGCCCCCAGCCTGGCCACCGCCCCCTCCCCTTGGAGGCCCAGTTGGACCCCAGCTTCGGCTGCTCCACCCACCATTCTGCGGCCGTTTGCCCAACAGATGATGGGAAAGGGAGAGACTCTCACCCCATTCATTGGCCAAAGGACAAAGTGGCATTTCAGGTGGACCCTTTTCATCCTCAGATGACAAAAGGAAGGTAGTCTGTGTCTTATCACACCCCCAccccggaaaaaaaaaaaatcgtcgTATCAGACTCTCTTCCTTGAGGGGTGGCAAAGCCAGAAACGGGCCACATGTCCCAAACCCTGCAGCGGTAGAGTGGAAAAACATTCGATGTCCCTTTATATGCATGCCCCTGTTTTAAATTCAGTCTGTCACAGCAGCTGCAGGCTGGGCCCCCTCCCTGCCGCAGAAACAGCTGAACCTCCGCGCAGCCAACTCAATTATTCAGTTATCTGGCGCGGATGCTGGTGTGCGCATGCGCACACCGGCGCACAGGCAAACGTGCTCCCGGGGAAATTACAGCCTTTCATCGGCAAATGGAAAAACACAGCGAGAGAGGCACTGTCTTGCCTCTGTCCTTAAACAACCTGGCGGTGGGGGTAGCACGGACACAGCTGGTGTTCTCAGAGCCATCAGGATCCTCAGGGGACATCTGCTCATCCCCTGGGGATGGTGGCTTTGAACATGAGGGCCTCATTCATTCCGCCTTGGTTCCTTCCCAAGTGGCCACCATCCCCCAGGGACAGTGGCAACAATCCTTCCCGCCCTCGTGCCTCCCTCCTACTAACAGGCTGGGTCTCATCCAAAGGGTGGAATCTCTTTCACCCAAAGCAGAAATGGCATCCCCAGAGGTAAGTGTACCTCCTGCCCCACCCTACGGAGGGGGGCCTTGGCAGCTGGTCTTGGCAAGAGACAGTGGGGTGGACCAGATGACCTGAGGCGCTGCCCAGAGCCCCGTCTCTGCAGGTCAAGATGGGGGGTGTCCAAGGTGTGCAGGTATGTGCAGGGAGTGGGCACAGCGCCCCCAAAGGCCTCCTGAACTGTCGGCCACCCCGTGGCAGGTACCAAAGGGGGAGGCACAGGAAAGGGGGCCACCATCCTGCCCCCATCTGGTCTGATGGAGGAGACATGGTCTCTGCCCTTGCACAGACGGTCTTGAATTAGGGAAGCACGGCCTCCCTATTCAAGAGCTGCCAGTCAGAGAGAAGAGGCAATGCCTCACACGCCACCCAAGCAGTGATGAAGACGGCATGACTTCTGATcagatggaggagacacaggggacacTTAAGCAGATTTTGTATTCTGATGGGGGAGATGGGGTCTTAAAGagacatggcttttttttttttttttttgagaattcctAGTCTGATGGAGGAAACACAATTTCTACTTTTGGGGGTACTCCCAATCTGATGGGGGAGTACAGGCCCCCCACTTTCTAGGAATTTCCAGACTGATGGGATAGACATGTCCCCCATTCAACTTCTGGGGTCCCCAGCTGACTGGAAAGACCCAGCCCAATAATCAATTGGAATTTCCAATCTGATGGAGGAGACATGGCCTCCCCTCTGTGGAATCTTTCAATCTAATGCGGAACTATAGCTCCCCCTATTCTGAGTTCTTGCAAGCTCACAGAAAAGACAATACCTGGAGTACATAGCTCCCAATGATCTAATGGGGGAGACACGGCCCCCATAATCTGAGAATTTCCAATCTGATGGGGGAGATGCAGCCCCTGGACTTTTAACAATTTCCAATCTGATGGAGGAGACATGACTTGGCCCTCTAGGGTCTTCCAGTTTAATGGGGAGAGATAGTCCCCCAAGAGCTGGAAATTCCTAGTCTAATGGGAGAGAGACGGCCCCCATGCACGGGGTTTTCCAAACTAATGAGGGAAAACGCAGCTCCCTGGCGGGCAGGCATTGTTGAGACACAAAATCCACCTCCACCGCCACACAAGTCACCACCGccttcctctgtctcccttctGGCACCCTGGCACTGGGAGGGCCAGTCAGTTGCGGGAGGCATAGATGAGCTggctgggggtgggcggggggcgcTGTGACCCATGGAGGCCCAGCTGACCCAGTCGCCCTCGCTCTCTCCCCAGCGGCCACGGTCGTCATGACCATTGTTCCAGTGCCCACCCGGCCGATGGAGGGCCAGGATGTGACGCTGACCGTCCAGGGCTACCCCAAGGACCTGCTGGTCTACGCCTGGTACCGCGGGCCTGCCTCCGAGCCTAACCGGCTTCTCAGCCAACTTCCTTCCGGGAACTGGATCGCAGGCCCTGCGCACACAGGCCGGGAGGTGGGCTTCCCCAACTGCTCACTGCTGGTGCAGAAGCTGAACCTCACGGATGCCGGCCGCTACACCCTCAAGACTGTCACACTGCAGGGCAAGACGGAGACGCTGGAAGTGGAGCTGCAGGTGGCCCGTGAGTGTGCAGGAGGGGACGGGGAGGGGGCGGCTTTTTTCAGACAAGGGCTCCCAATAGTGCGGAGTCCAGCTGACTCAGTCCTCCCGCTGACTTGGGCCTCCCCAGATAGAGCTCCTGCCTCGTCTGTCAAACCGACAGACCAGGGGCAGACTGGCCTCCTCCATTGGACTGGGGCACTCAATGGGACTTCCATGCCTTCTCTCTTCTGTAAGAAGCACACCAGACCAAAGGTTTCAAAATACAGGGTGTAGACTGAGGGTAAGGTATCCTTTTCCCTGGGACATAAAACACGGGAGACACTGCCACCTCCCTCACCCTGTACCTCTTCCATCAGATGAGCGGAATAGGGTGAGGGTGGAGCCATGCCTCCCTCCTCAGACTGTCATCTTAGACAATGCAGATCGTGTTTCGTGCTTTGTGATGCAGTAAGAGAACAGAATTTCTACCCTCAGAGGGTACATTTCTCTCTCAAGCTGAAATAAGGATGATCTCCTCCATCGAGATGGAGACCCCTACGTGGTGGGCATTGTGTTTCCTCTTCAGACCGGAAATTCCCAGTGGTCAGGAACAATGTCTCCTCCATCAGACTGGGAATTTCCAGATGTTGGGGACCGTAACTCCCAGTCAGACTGGGAGCTCCCAGAGGTAGGGACCGTGTCTCCTCCATCAGACTGGGAGCTTCCAGATGTTGGGGACCGTGTCTCCCCATCAGACTGGGAGCTCCCAGAGATAGAGATCATGTCTCCTCCATCAGACTGGGAGCTCCCAGAGGTAGGGACCATGTCTCCTCCATCAGACTGGAAGCTTCCAGATGTTGGGGACCGTGTCTCCCCATCAGACTGGGAGCTCCCAGAGATAGAGATCATGTCTCCTCCATCAGACTGGGAGCTCCCAGAGGTAGGGACCATGTCTCCTCCATCAGACTGGAAGCTTCCAGATGTTGGGGACCGTGTCTCCCCATCAGACTGGGAGCTCCCAGAGTTAGGGATCTTGTCTCCTCCATCAGACTGGGAGCTCCCAGAGTTAGGGATCTTGTCTCTCCCATCAGACCGAGCATCCTCAGAGGCCTGAGAGGCCATGTCCCTGGAGCCTGGCCTCCCACATCAGACCCGGCAGTCTCAGAAGCCATGTCCCTGAGTCAAGGACTGTGACCCCCCCTCCCTCAGACTTGAAGCTCCCAGGATCAAGGACCCAATCACTTCCAGACACCCCTAGCACCCTccttcatccattcactcatcaaAACCTAGTTTTCTGGGTCAGTGTTGGGGGGAGAATGCTGGTCCATGACAGCAGGTCGCCCCCTGATGACGCTTCGGATCTCCTTTTCATCCTGTCTCTCTCCTCACAGTCAACCTTCCTTCCTCGCCCAAGGACCAACGCCACAGCTTCCTGAATCTGAACCTGGCACAGGCTGAGCACGGGGCGGGTGGGGCCGCCGGGAGGCCAGGGTCGGGCAGGGGTGCAGGAGGAATGGGGGCACCGGGGACCTGGTCCCCTACCTCCCCTGATGGCTTCCTCCACCCCTGTGCCCCGTCCTTCCCCCGCAGTCCTGGAGTAGCACTGTGGACCTGGAGACCTCCAGAGAGACGAGCTCTTCATGTCACTCTCCTTGTCTCCTCCCCTGGAGCAGAGGGCCACTCGCTCCCAGCAAGGATGCCGGACCGTGGTCCTCTGTTCTCCTGCTTTCACCCTAGAGTTAGAGCCAACGGGGCCCTACGCCTTCACCGCGCTGTCGGAGAGCCACAGAGGCTATAAACACCTTGGTTAACACACGCCTGTGTCAGCCTCTCCTTCCACCGCTGCCAACCTTGTCGTTCCTGGTGGCCACCCGTGCTTCCCTTCTCACCCAAGATGATCTCGGTCTGGCTACATACATGCACAAGGACGCCCAAAACGCAGGGCTCCAAGCCCCCACCGCTTCATGTCACAGCCTCAGGCCCTTCCCAGATTATTTCTGAGGGTCCTGGTTTCCAGTGGCTGAAAGAGTGCCCCTCCTATGGCACCAAATAGCTGTGGGACATGCCACCTCCCCCTACACTGCGCCTCCCTCCATAACCTGGAGCCTGATGCAAAGCTATTTGCATACAGGACAAGGAATGACCAAATTTCTCAAGAAGAGTTCCAGCACTTTCTGGCCTACATCG
This window harbors:
- the CEACAM16 gene encoding carcinoembryonic antigen-related cell adhesion molecule 16 isoform X1 — encoded protein: MWGAVEPVSPHPSGSFSAAFLSAGAEIIITPEPALPAEGDNVTLAVQGLSGELLAYNWYAGPTLSLSYLVASYIVSTGDETPGPAHTGREAVRPDGGLDIQGALPGHSGTYILQTLNRQFQTEVGYGHMQVYEMLAQPVVVANSTALVERRDTLHLTCSSPSPAEVRWFFNGDALPIAVRLGLSPDGRVLTRHGIRREEAGAYQCEVWNPVSVSRSEPVNLTVYFGPERVAILQDSTTRTGCTIKVDFNTSLTLWCAARSCPEPEYVWAFNGRALKNDQDHLNISSMTAAQEGTYTCIAKNPRTLLSGSASVVVKLSAATVVMTIVPVPTRPMEGQDVTLTVQGYPKDLLVYAWYRGPASEPNRLLSQLPSGNWIAGPAHTGREVGFPNCSLLVQKLNLTDAGRYTLKTVTLQGKTETLEVELQVALNLPSSPKDQRHSFLNLNLAQAEHGAGGAAGRPGSGRGAGGMGAPGTWSPTSPDGFLHPCAPSFPRSPGVALWTWRPPERRALHVTLLVSSPGAEGHSLPARMPDRGPLFSCFHPRVRANGALRLHRAVGEPQRL
- the CEACAM16 gene encoding carcinoembryonic antigen-related cell adhesion molecule 16 isoform X3 is translated as MWGAVEPVSPHPSGSFSAAFLSAGAEIIITPEPALPAEGDNVTLAVQGLSGELLAYNWYAGPTLSLSYLVASYIVSTGDETPGPAHTGREAVRPDGGLDIQGALPGHSGTYILQTLNRQFQTEVGYGHMQVYEMLAQPVVVANSTALVERRDTLHLTCSSPSPAEVRWFFNGDALPIAVRLGLSPDGRVLTRHGIRREEAGAYQCEVWNPVSVSRSEPVNLTVYFGPERVAILQDSTTRTGCTIKVDFNTSLTLWCAARSCPEPEYVWAFNGRALKNDQDHLNISSMTAAQEGTYTCIAKNPRTLLSGSASVVVKLSAATVVMTIVPVPTRPMEGQDVTLTVQGYPKDLLVYAWYRGPASEPNRLLSQLPSGNWIAGPAHTGREVGFPNCSLLVQKLNLTDAGRYTLKTVTLQGKTETLEVELQVALLE
- the CEACAM16 gene encoding carcinoembryonic antigen-related cell adhesion molecule 16 isoform X2 — its product is MVLIRSRWLLLSAAFLSAGAEIIITPEPALPAEGDNVTLAVQGLSGELLAYNWYAGPTLSLSYLVASYIVSTGDETPGPAHTGREAVRPDGGLDIQGALPGHSGTYILQTLNRQFQTEVGYGHMQVYEMLAQPVVVANSTALVERRDTLHLTCSSPSPAEVRWFFNGDALPIAVRLGLSPDGRVLTRHGIRREEAGAYQCEVWNPVSVSRSEPVNLTVYFGPERVAILQDSTTRTGCTIKVDFNTSLTLWCAARSCPEPEYVWAFNGRALKNDQDHLNISSMTAAQEGTYTCIAKNPRTLLSGSASVVVKLSAATVVMTIVPVPTRPMEGQDVTLTVQGYPKDLLVYAWYRGPASEPNRLLSQLPSGNWIAGPAHTGREVGFPNCSLLVQKLNLTDAGRYTLKTVTLQGKTETLEVELQVALNLPSSPKDQRHSFLNLNLAQAEHGAGGAAGRPGSGRGAGGMGAPGTWSPTSPDGFLHPCAPSFPRSPGVALWTWRPPERRALHVTLLVSSPGAEGHSLPARMPDRGPLFSCFHPRVRANGALRLHRAVGEPQRL